One Prevotella melaninogenica DNA window includes the following coding sequences:
- a CDS encoding glycoside hydrolase family 10 protein: MRQLHSLLRLLIAAVLFIGMANAVYGQVPAKKREFRGAWIQCVNGQFQGIGTEEMQRTLRYQLDELQRDGVNAIIFQVRAECDALYPSKYEPWSKFLTGRQGTPPSPYWDPLQWMITECHDRGMELHAWINPYRAKTKNTTQLATNHVAVTNPNRVFSYDGLYILNPALPENRNYICAVVDDIVSRYDIDGLHIDDYFYPYPAAGQTIPDQAYFQHDRRGFTNINDWRRNNVDLFIKQLGESIHRRKPWVKFGVSPFGIYRNQKNDPKNGSRTNGLQNYDDLYADVLKWVNNGWIDYCVPQIYWEIGNRAADYKELIGWWNRYAGNRPLYIGEDVLRTVKYADPQNPNSNQLPAKRRLHQQCQNVNGTVLWYAKSVVDNPGNYGTLLRTNYWRYPALQPLMPFIDDEAPSKPKKVKARQESDGYYYLTWKAPRGEGWKDAPYRYIVYRFYAGEPINLDDPSKIVGMPYGNKLRLNYKDGSTKYVYVVTALDRMSNESHGKKKKVKL, from the coding sequence ATGAGACAACTTCATTCTCTTTTGAGATTATTGATTGCCGCAGTGCTTTTCATTGGGATGGCAAATGCCGTGTATGGACAGGTTCCAGCTAAGAAGCGAGAGTTCCGCGGTGCATGGATTCAGTGTGTGAACGGACAGTTCCAAGGTATTGGTACAGAGGAGATGCAGCGTACGTTGCGTTATCAGTTGGACGAACTGCAGCGAGATGGTGTGAATGCTATCATCTTTCAGGTGCGTGCAGAGTGTGATGCGCTCTATCCAAGTAAGTATGAGCCATGGAGTAAGTTCCTTACAGGGCGTCAGGGTACACCTCCTTCACCTTATTGGGACCCATTGCAATGGATGATTACGGAGTGTCACGACCGTGGTATGGAACTTCATGCGTGGATTAATCCTTATCGTGCAAAGACAAAGAATACCACACAGTTGGCAACGAATCATGTAGCAGTAACCAACCCAAATCGTGTTTTCTCATACGATGGACTTTACATCCTCAATCCTGCTCTACCAGAGAATCGCAATTATATCTGTGCAGTAGTGGATGATATTGTGAGCCGATATGATATTGATGGATTGCATATTGATGACTATTTCTATCCTTATCCTGCTGCAGGACAGACCATTCCAGACCAAGCTTACTTCCAACATGACAGACGTGGTTTCACCAATATCAACGATTGGAGACGTAATAATGTAGACCTTTTCATCAAGCAGTTGGGTGAGTCTATCCATCGTCGTAAGCCTTGGGTGAAGTTTGGTGTGTCTCCTTTTGGTATCTATAGAAATCAGAAGAACGACCCAAAGAATGGTAGTCGTACAAATGGTTTGCAGAACTATGACGACCTCTATGCCGACGTTCTTAAGTGGGTGAACAATGGTTGGATAGACTATTGTGTGCCACAGATTTACTGGGAAATTGGCAATCGTGCAGCAGATTATAAGGAACTCATAGGTTGGTGGAACCGCTATGCAGGTAATCGTCCGTTGTATATTGGTGAGGATGTACTTCGTACGGTGAAGTATGCTGACCCACAGAACCCTAACTCAAATCAGCTTCCAGCGAAACGTCGTCTGCATCAGCAGTGTCAGAACGTAAATGGAACGGTGTTGTGGTATGCTAAGTCGGTGGTTGATAACCCAGGCAACTATGGTACACTCCTTCGCACAAACTACTGGCGTTATCCAGCTTTGCAGCCTTTGATGCCATTCATTGACGATGAGGCTCCATCGAAGCCAAAGAAGGTGAAGGCAAGACAGGAGAGTGATGGCTACTATTATCTCACATGGAAGGCTCCACGAGGAGAGGGCTGGAAGGATGCTCCTTATCGTTATATCGTTTATCGTTTCTATGCTGGTGAGCCAATCAATCTCGATGATCCGTCAAAGATTGTGGGGATGCCTTACGGCAATAAGCTACGTCTTAATTATAAAGACGGCAGTACAAAATATGTTTATGTCGTTACTGCACTTGACCGTATGAGTAACGAAAGTCATGGTAAAAAGAAAAAGGTGAAGCTTTAG
- a CDS encoding glycosyltransferase family 1 protein, whose product MKILLLGEYSNVHNTLARGLRELGHTVTVVSNGDFWKNYPRDIDVSRRSGRLGGMLLMAKIYTLLPRLRGYDIVQFINPVFFELKAERLFPLFHYLKKHNKKVVLCGFGMDYYWVNTCSTTMPLRYSDFNIGKELRQNKEAIVEREDWIDTEKGRLNQLMAEQCDAIVTGLYEYWCCYEPYFPKKTTFIPFPIVVGEPPIIADETPEKLNLFIGISKSRSVYKGTDIMLRAAETVKKQYPDRLNLTVVNGLPFDEYVRTMLGSDAIMDQLYSYTPSMNPLEAMAHGIICIGGGEPENYEIIHEPTLRPIINVLPTYESCVRELTHLVNNLSLIPHLRRDSYEYVRKHHDHIKVARQYEELYRGLLREKDY is encoded by the coding sequence ATGAAAATTCTTCTCTTAGGTGAATATAGCAACGTACATAACACGCTGGCACGAGGCTTGCGTGAACTTGGACATACGGTAACGGTGGTGTCGAATGGGGATTTTTGGAAGAATTACCCACGTGATATTGATGTTTCCAGACGGTCGGGAAGGCTGGGTGGCATGCTGTTAATGGCTAAAATCTATACCCTACTGCCCCGTCTGCGAGGCTATGACATCGTACAGTTTATCAATCCTGTGTTCTTTGAACTGAAGGCGGAGCGCCTCTTTCCGCTCTTTCATTATCTGAAAAAACATAACAAAAAGGTTGTTCTCTGTGGCTTTGGGATGGATTATTATTGGGTAAACACGTGCTCAACGACGATGCCACTGCGTTACAGCGACTTCAATATCGGTAAGGAACTGCGCCAAAATAAGGAGGCGATAGTCGAGAGAGAGGATTGGATTGATACGGAAAAAGGTCGTCTGAACCAGCTGATGGCTGAACAATGCGACGCTATCGTGACAGGACTCTACGAGTATTGGTGCTGTTATGAGCCGTATTTCCCTAAGAAAACAACCTTCATCCCCTTCCCTATCGTTGTCGGTGAGCCGCCTATCATAGCCGATGAAACACCCGAGAAGTTGAATCTTTTTATTGGAATCAGTAAGAGTCGATCGGTATATAAAGGGACTGATATCATGCTGAGAGCCGCAGAAACGGTGAAAAAACAATACCCCGACCGCCTCAACCTCACTGTTGTTAATGGTCTACCCTTTGACGAATACGTACGAACGATGCTCGGTTCGGATGCTATCATGGACCAGCTCTACAGCTATACGCCCTCGATGAATCCGCTTGAAGCGATGGCACACGGCATTATCTGTATCGGTGGCGGTGAGCCAGAGAACTATGAAATCATCCATGAGCCCACTCTCCGACCTATCATCAACGTTCTCCCGACTTACGAAAGCTGTGTTAGAGAGCTTACGCACCTCGTCAATAACCTCTCTCTCATTCCACATTTGCGCCGCGATAGCTATGAATATGTACGCAAACATCATGATCATATCAAGGTTGCCCGCCAGTATGAGGAGCTTTATCGGGGATTATTAAGGGAGAAGGACTATTAG
- a CDS encoding glycosyltransferase family 2 protein, translating to MSTHPVYSQNKEDKPLVSFIVTYYSEPVDMLKECISSILALSLNETERQIIVVDDGADYSPINELLALSSKIVYVRQPNRGLGQARNTGIELAEGSFIQFVDGDDLLLTSAYEQCLDIIRYRETDMVLFQSTDKKISKPLADAEGPISGTEYMTHNNLRGSVCTALFRKEILHELRFPKGILHEDEEFTPQLMLRAENLYFTNNKAYYYRKREGSIMHKRDKRWHIRRLSDAEQVLYRLKERIDYLPVKERIAMERRIAQLTMDHIYNVITMTHDETHLNHVLQRLSRHGLFPLPDKDYTSKYKWFRRMTNSSFGRKTLRMLLRLNKG from the coding sequence ATGTCAACTCACCCAGTTTATTCACAAAATAAGGAAGATAAGCCACTCGTAAGCTTCATCGTGACTTACTATAGCGAGCCTGTTGATATGCTAAAGGAATGTATCAGCAGTATCTTGGCATTGAGTCTGAACGAGACGGAACGCCAGATTATCGTCGTGGATGACGGTGCAGACTATTCGCCTATCAACGAATTGCTTGCCCTTTCATCAAAAATTGTCTACGTTAGGCAGCCTAACCGAGGATTGGGACAAGCACGGAACACAGGAATTGAACTGGCTGAAGGAAGTTTTATTCAGTTTGTTGATGGTGACGATTTGTTGCTGACAAGTGCCTATGAGCAGTGTCTGGATATCATCAGATACCGCGAAACGGATATGGTTTTATTCCAGTCAACTGACAAGAAAATCTCAAAACCACTTGCTGATGCTGAGGGGCCGATAAGTGGAACGGAGTATATGACGCACAATAACCTGCGGGGCAGTGTCTGTACAGCTCTTTTCCGCAAGGAGATTCTACACGAACTTCGTTTCCCTAAAGGCATACTTCACGAGGATGAAGAGTTTACGCCACAACTCATGTTACGTGCTGAGAACCTTTATTTTACCAATAACAAGGCGTATTACTATCGTAAACGTGAGGGGTCTATCATGCACAAACGTGACAAGCGTTGGCATATCCGCCGCCTTTCTGACGCTGAGCAGGTGCTTTATCGGTTGAAAGAGCGGATTGACTATCTCCCTGTTAAAGAGCGGATTGCAATGGAACGACGCATCGCCCAACTGACAATGGACCATATTTACAACGTGATAACGATGACACATGACGAGACTCATCTCAACCATGTGCTACAACGTCTGTCCCGACATGGGCTTTTCCCGCTGCCCGACAAGGACTATACAAGTAAGTATAAGTGGTTCAGAAGAATGACAAACAGCAGTTTCGGGCGCAAGACATTGAGAATGCTGTTAAGGCTAAACAAGGGATAA
- a CDS encoding glycosyltransferase family 2 protein, whose product MRLSIIIPIYNVEDTLQRCLESVLTQMDERIEVILIDDGSTDTSGQIAEEMAATKGNCRLIHQTNKGLSAARNAGIAVAKGDYLTFVDSDDFVAEGTYDTLLAVLAAHPDYDILEYPAMLYYGSATKQRLLSFTDTTIGSIRDYWLGGAHLHTYACNKLFRRELFAQTRFPEGRVFEDVYTYPYLLQQAKVVATTAAGLYYYCQNDKGITAQAGGKELNDLLEAHLKHLKLWGELTPAYYQALVNIQLDVYEATHAAPILPILPYKGTLKLFILHLIGLKRLCQLTQFIHKIRKISHS is encoded by the coding sequence ATGAGATTATCTATCATCATCCCCATCTATAACGTTGAAGACACACTCCAGAGATGTTTGGAGAGTGTGTTAACGCAGATGGATGAGAGGATAGAGGTCATTCTCATTGATGATGGGTCAACGGATACCTCTGGGCAGATAGCGGAAGAAATGGCGGCTACTAAGGGGAATTGTAGGCTTATCCACCAAACAAACAAGGGTCTTTCGGCAGCAAGGAACGCAGGAATAGCAGTGGCAAAGGGCGATTATCTCACCTTTGTCGACTCTGATGACTTCGTTGCTGAGGGTACATACGATACGTTGTTGGCTGTCTTGGCAGCACATCCCGACTACGATATCCTTGAATATCCTGCTATGCTGTATTACGGAAGTGCGACAAAGCAACGCCTGCTGAGCTTCACGGATACAACGATCGGTTCTATTCGTGACTATTGGTTGGGCGGGGCTCACCTCCACACCTACGCTTGTAATAAGCTTTTTCGGCGTGAACTCTTTGCACAGACGCGCTTTCCAGAGGGCAGAGTGTTTGAAGATGTCTACACTTATCCTTACTTATTGCAGCAGGCAAAGGTAGTGGCAACAACTGCCGCGGGCTTGTATTACTATTGTCAAAACGACAAAGGCATCACCGCTCAAGCAGGAGGAAAGGAATTAAACGACCTCTTGGAAGCGCATCTTAAGCACCTCAAGTTATGGGGCGAACTGACACCTGCGTATTATCAGGCATTGGTTAATATTCAGTTGGATGTCTACGAAGCTACTCACGCTGCCCCTATCCTACCCATTCTGCCCTATAAAGGCACCTTGAAACTCTTTATTCTCCACTTAATCGGATTAAAACGCTTATGTCAACTCACCCAGTTTATTCACAAAATAAGGAAGATAAGCCACTCGTAA
- a CDS encoding oligosaccharide flippase family protein: MKKVSNTDSYLHILKYISLFGGVQVLNVLIGIVRNKFVAMLLGPQGVGLISLFNSTTKLISDSTNFGISMSAVRNISEDYDKKDEEKLTKDIALVRSWSLLAALLGFFICIFLSPLLSRYTFAWDGHTLHFILLSPCVALTALAGGELAILKGVRKLRALAAISVYNVLGALVLTVPLYYFFGDAAIVPSLVLMALVQLILTIVVSYRLYPFHVSFQKTFLDKGWGMIRLGTAFVFAGILGSGADLIIRSYLNNVSDIETVGFYNSAFMMTMVYAGMIFSAMETDYFPRLSGANNLKFTFNQIVNRQIEVTLLLISPLLTFFLLFLPQLILFLYSDKFLPALSMAQVLVLAMYIRAIRLPVEYISLAKGDSKSYLLLEGLYDIFFVALVLLGFWKWGLFGAGLGIAGAGLLNLVCVYGYAYARYDYRLSSSVMRYATLHFSIGLLVLLCVRSDDEWMRWGVASLLCVVSTIVSLRVMKAKSGLWNALVSKVKNKFVRHAKD; encoded by the coding sequence ATGAAAAAAGTCTCTAATACTGACAGCTATTTGCATATCTTGAAGTACATCAGCCTCTTTGGTGGTGTACAGGTGCTGAATGTGCTGATTGGTATCGTGCGCAACAAGTTTGTTGCGATGTTGCTTGGACCGCAGGGAGTAGGTCTTATCTCGCTTTTTAATTCCACAACCAAGCTCATCAGTGACTCTACGAACTTTGGAATATCTATGAGTGCTGTGCGCAATATATCAGAGGATTACGACAAGAAAGATGAGGAGAAACTGACGAAAGATATTGCCCTTGTGCGTTCATGGAGCCTGCTTGCTGCCTTGTTGGGATTCTTTATCTGCATTTTCCTGAGTCCGTTGCTTAGCCGTTACACCTTTGCATGGGACGGACATACGCTTCATTTCATCCTTCTTTCTCCTTGTGTGGCATTGACTGCCTTAGCTGGAGGCGAACTTGCTATCCTCAAGGGAGTCCGTAAGTTGCGTGCCTTAGCCGCTATATCGGTGTATAACGTGTTGGGAGCCTTAGTGTTAACCGTTCCACTTTATTATTTCTTTGGTGATGCAGCCATTGTTCCTTCGTTGGTATTGATGGCATTAGTACAGTTGATTTTGACGATAGTCGTTTCCTATCGCCTATACCCTTTCCACGTTTCTTTCCAAAAAACGTTCTTAGACAAGGGTTGGGGCATGATTCGTTTGGGTACAGCCTTTGTCTTTGCAGGCATCTTGGGCTCTGGTGCCGACCTGATTATCCGCAGCTATCTCAATAATGTTTCGGATATAGAGACCGTAGGTTTCTATAATTCTGCCTTCATGATGACGATGGTTTATGCTGGTATGATCTTTTCAGCAATGGAAACTGACTACTTTCCACGCCTTTCTGGGGCGAACAACTTGAAGTTTACTTTTAATCAGATTGTCAACCGACAGATAGAAGTGACACTCTTGCTCATCTCTCCTTTGCTTACTTTCTTCCTCTTATTCCTACCCCAGCTGATTCTTTTCCTTTATTCTGATAAGTTCCTTCCAGCCCTCAGCATGGCGCAAGTGTTGGTGTTAGCGATGTATATCCGTGCTATTCGCCTCCCTGTAGAGTATATTTCTTTAGCAAAGGGTGACTCAAAATCCTATCTACTCTTAGAGGGATTGTATGACATTTTCTTTGTTGCACTCGTGCTTCTTGGCTTTTGGAAGTGGGGACTCTTCGGTGCAGGATTAGGCATAGCAGGAGCTGGTCTGCTCAATCTTGTCTGTGTCTATGGCTATGCTTACGCTCGTTATGATTATCGTCTGTCCTCATCAGTGATGCGCTATGCCACACTTCATTTCTCAATTGGACTCCTTGTGCTTCTTTGTGTACGTTCTGATGACGAGTGGATGCGGTGGGGCGTAGCCAGTTTGTTATGTGTTGTCAGTACGATAGTTTCTCTCCGTGTGATGAAAGCGAAGTCGGGACTATGGAATGCTTTAGTAAGTAAAGTGAAGAATAAGTTTGTTCGCCATGCCAAAGATTAG
- a CDS encoding glycosyltransferase family 2 protein, translating into MPKISILVAVYNTAAYLPQCLDSLLSQTLKDIEVICVDDASTDNSLDILHQYAEKDERVKVFALKENRGQAHARNVGLSHATGDYIGFVDSDDWLSRDALEKVCESFRDDVDSVLFRVLYAYPDGRMRDYEMSPFTTMTGDEAFRSSLTWQIHGCYVVRNSIHKAHPYDESQRAYSDDNTTRIHYYYSRKVAYCEGVYYYRQQPVSTTHNISVRRFDFLLANESMRYQLLSLGASEETLRCFETVRWLNLVGLYMFYFLHRHELSLTDRQHGLSVMHHVWQTIHLQQVSPSIKRKFGYMPLRCSWHLFRLQEEAYFWLRGIVGKNK; encoded by the coding sequence ATGCCAAAGATTAGTATACTTGTAGCCGTTTATAACACAGCAGCTTACCTACCGCAATGCCTTGACTCGCTGTTGTCGCAGACCTTAAAGGATATTGAGGTTATCTGTGTCGATGATGCGTCAACGGATAACTCATTGGATATTCTCCATCAATATGCTGAAAAGGACGAGCGTGTGAAGGTTTTTGCGCTGAAAGAGAATAGAGGACAAGCCCATGCCCGCAACGTTGGACTGTCTCATGCCACAGGCGATTACATTGGTTTTGTGGATAGTGACGACTGGTTAAGCCGAGATGCTTTGGAGAAGGTGTGCGAATCTTTCCGAGATGATGTCGATAGTGTTCTGTTTCGTGTACTTTATGCTTATCCTGATGGTCGTATGAGGGATTATGAAATGTCGCCATTCACGACGATGACAGGCGATGAGGCTTTTCGGTCGAGTCTTACTTGGCAGATTCATGGTTGCTATGTTGTACGTAATAGTATTCATAAGGCGCACCCATACGATGAGTCGCAGCGGGCATACAGCGATGATAACACCACACGTATTCATTATTATTATTCGCGTAAGGTGGCTTATTGTGAGGGAGTTTATTATTATCGTCAGCAACCAGTCTCCACAACACATAACATCAGTGTTCGCCGTTTCGACTTTCTCTTAGCGAACGAGAGTATGCGTTATCAGCTCCTTTCTTTGGGTGCATCAGAGGAGACCCTCCGTTGTTTTGAGACGGTGAGATGGCTCAACTTAGTGGGGCTTTACATGTTCTATTTCCTTCATCGCCATGAACTCTCCCTAACCGACCGCCAACATGGTTTGTCTGTCATGCACCATGTTTGGCAAACCATTCATCTTCAGCAAGTAAGCCCTTCAATAAAAAGGAAGTTCGGTTATATGCCCCTCCGCTGTTCGTGGCATCTTTTCCGTTTGCAGGAGGAGGCTTACTTTTGGTTGAGGGGGATTGTAGGGAAGAATAAATAG
- a CDS encoding pilus assembly protein N-terminal domain-containing protein yields the protein MEMKSIFKTMVMAALCLGTVTLASCSDDNGDKNTGLKFSTTTVNVTPSASANVTIGNGTQPFTVKSTDEKVATVKVDKNVMTVTGVKEGKASITVTDKNKRFGTISVNVITPLAFDKTSLNIAVGKEDVVNIKTGQAPYTVNVKDNKIATATVKDAKITIKGVKAGTTTVNVLDKNKLAGTITVTVK from the coding sequence CAATGGTGATGGCAGCTCTCTGCCTTGGTACAGTAACTCTCGCATCTTGCAGTGATGACAATGGTGACAAAAACACTGGTCTGAAGTTCAGTACTACTACAGTTAATGTGACTCCCAGTGCCTCTGCAAACGTAACTATTGGTAACGGAACCCAACCTTTCACAGTTAAGTCTACTGACGAAAAGGTTGCTACCGTAAAGGTTGACAAGAATGTCATGACCGTTACAGGTGTCAAGGAGGGCAAGGCATCCATTACAGTTACCGACAAGAACAAGCGCTTCGGCACTATCTCTGTCAATGTAATTACTCCACTTGCCTTTGACAAGACAAGCTTAAACATTGCCGTTGGTAAGGAGGATGTTGTTAACATCAAAACAGGTCAGGCTCCATACACGGTTAACGTGAAGGATAACAAGATTGCAACTGCTACCGTTAAGGATGCTAAGATTACCATCAAGGGCGTGAAAGCAGGAACAACAACTGTTAACGTGCTTGACAAGAACAAGCTGGCAGGTACAATAACCGTAACTGTAAAGTAA